The following DNA comes from Bacteroidales bacterium.
AGCAGCTTAGAAATAAAATAGCTTTGTTTTGCAATGTGCAGCCAGAAGCTGTTGTAGAAAGTATTGATTTGGAAACAATTTATGAAGTTCCAATAAAAATGCTTGAACAATCTTTAGATACAGTTGTGTTGAGGAAATTGAAAATTAATGAGTTTCCAAATTCGGATATGTCTGCTTGGAAAAACTTTTTGCGTAAACTAAAAAATCCTAAGCATAAAATTGAAATAACATTAGTAGGAAAATATGTTGAGCTTAAAGATGCATACATATCTATTTCGGAATCCTTTATTCATGCTGGAACAGTTAATAATTGCAAGGTGAAAATAAATCTTGTTCAAAGCGAATTTTTAAATGAAGAAAATATTGAAGATAGCTTGAAAAATGCAAGCGGCATTCTTGTTGCTCCGGGTTTTGGTGAGCGTGGAATAGAAGGGAAAATTTTGGCTGCAAAATATGCAAGAGAAAATAAAATTCCTTTCTTTGGAATATGCTTGGGAATGCAAGCCGCTGTTATTGAATTTGCAAGAAATGTTCTTAACTTGGAAGATGCTCATAGTCGAGAAATAGACAGGCGCACATTACATCCAGTTATTGATATTATGGAATCTCAGAAAAAAATTTCAGGTAAAGGAGGCACAATGAGGCTTGGACTTTATCCGTGCAAAATTAAAAAAGACAGCCTTGCATATAATATTTTTAAAACGGAAATTATAAATGAAAGGCACAGACATAGATACGAATTTAATAATAAGTATATTGAGATGTTTTCAATGGCTGGCATGATTCCAACAGGAATAAACCCAAATGAAGATTTAGTTGAAATTATTGAAATACCGTCTCATCCATGGTTTATAGGAGTGCAATTTCACCCAGAATATCGTAGCCGAGTTGAAGCTCCTCATCCGCTTTTTATATCGTTTGTTGCAGCAGCAATGGATTATGCGGGATTGAAAAAATAATTATAAAATTTTAAATTCGTCAATAATGCGTATATTCGCACTTTTAATTATGTATTATGAGTAAATATAATCAATTAATAGGTTTTGTCTTAATTTTTGCAATATTGGTGGGCTTTGCAATTCTTAGTGCCCCATCAAAAGAAGAAAGAGAAAACGCAAGAAAAAGACAAGACTCTTTGGAAATTGTTAAGAAAGAAAAAGATTCTATACATGCTTTAATTGCTGCACAAAAGCAAGATTCTATTTTGGCTTTAAAATCTGATTCTGGCGCTGAAGCAAAACAACAGCCTGCAATTATTGCCCAAAGCGAAATAGATTCTACTTCAAAATATTCATTCAATAATGACGGAGTTTTTTACACCTCACTTGAAGGAGATGATTCAAGTTATACTGTGGAAACAGATTTGATGAAAGTAAAATTTGCGTCGAAAGGTGCTGCTATCAAGCAAATTGAGTTAAAAGAATATTTAACGTGGGATAAAAAACCATTAAATATTTTCTACA
Coding sequences within:
- a CDS encoding CTP synthase, encoding MKETRYIFVTGGVVSSLGKGIISASLARLLKARGFSVTIQKLDPYINVDPGTLNPYEHGECYVTDDGAETDLDLGHYERFLNISTSQANNVTTGRIYQSVIDKERRGDYLGETVQVIPHITDEIKYRIRLLALNGEYDFIITEIGGTVGDIESLPYVEAVRQLRWELGSRAVVIHLTLVPFLVASGELKTKPTQHSVKTLQELGVQPDVIVCRSEKVIGEQLRNKIALFCNVQPEAVVESIDLETIYEVPIKMLEQSLDTVVLRKLKINEFPNSDMSAWKNFLRKLKNPKHKIEITLVGKYVELKDAYISISESFIHAGTVNNCKVKINLVQSEFLNEENIEDSLKNASGILVAPGFGERGIEGKILAAKYARENKIPFFGICLGMQAAVIEFARNVLNLEDAHSREIDRRTLHPVIDIMESQKKISGKGGTMRLGLYPCKIKKDSLAYNIFKTEIINERHRHRYEFNNKYIEMFSMAGMIPTGINPNEDLVEIIEIPSHPWFIGVQFHPEYRSRVEAPHPLFISFVAAAMDYAGLKK